From a region of the Microcoleus sp. FACHB-831 genome:
- a CDS encoding Precorrin-3B methylase — MAKQENPLTGEALIKEVCRRIRVARSYWDAHNNAACRGERDRALALYNTLTKEQKDRIPQQLRVWLRYRSEKYFGPHRTPPKSKRK; from the coding sequence ATGGCAAAGCAGGAAAATCCCCTCACGGGAGAAGCACTCATTAAGGAAGTCTGTCGGCGGATTCGGGTTGCCCGTAGCTACTGGGATGCTCATAATAATGCTGCTTGTCGGGGAGAGCGCGATCGCGCTTTAGCTCTTTACAATACGCTGACCAAAGAACAAAAAGATCGGATTCCGCAGCAGTTGCGCGTGTGGCTTCGCTACCGCAGTGAGAAATACTTTGGCCCACATCGAACGCCACCCAAGTCGAAACGAAAGTAG
- the radC gene encoding DNA repair protein RadC, whose translation MTYSLRIADIPLSERPRERLMAQGAKNLATAELIAILLGTGQGPGKLSAVGLGQYILQQLSQHQRDPLEVLRDISVQELTKIHGVGPAKATTIIAAIELGKRAFLSRPGDRAIIDSPQSAAAALSHELMWQKQERFAIVMLDVKNQLIASQVITIGTATETLAHPREIFREAIRQSATRIIIAHNHPSGSVEPSQEDIALTKQLLEAAQVLNIPLLDHLILGNGDYQSLRQITGLWEEYPQGD comes from the coding sequence ATGACCTACAGCCTGAGAATTGCAGATATACCCCTTAGCGAACGTCCCCGCGAACGCTTAATGGCTCAAGGGGCAAAAAATTTAGCAACGGCGGAATTAATTGCGATTCTGCTGGGGACGGGACAAGGGCCTGGGAAACTATCGGCTGTGGGGTTGGGGCAATATATATTACAGCAATTAAGTCAGCACCAGCGCGATCCGTTAGAAGTGTTAAGGGATATTAGCGTGCAGGAGTTGACTAAAATTCATGGCGTAGGGCCAGCAAAAGCAACGACAATAATTGCAGCCATTGAATTAGGAAAACGCGCATTTTTATCCCGTCCAGGCGATCGCGCGATAATAGATAGTCCGCAATCAGCAGCGGCGGCGCTGAGTCACGAATTAATGTGGCAAAAACAAGAACGATTTGCAATTGTGATGTTGGATGTGAAAAATCAATTAATAGCCAGTCAAGTAATTACGATTGGCACGGCAACAGAGACATTAGCGCATCCCCGCGAGATATTTCGGGAGGCGATTAGGCAGAGTGCAACTCGAATAATTATCGCTCACAATCATCCATCTGGAAGCGTCGAACCGAGCCAGGAAGATATAGCTTTGACAAAGCAGTTGTTAGAGGCGGCGCAAGTATTGAACATACCTCTATTAGATCATTTGATATTGGGGAATGGAGATTACCAGAGTTTGAGGCAAATAACAGGTTTATGGGAAGAATATCCGCAGGGCGATTAG
- a CDS encoding choice-of-anchor Q domain-containing protein, translated as MQKSTLLKNLHEHTFGTRLPISFITLLGFGLAITATSPNVVLAAGTVGDGTAASCTEAALAAALAGGGTVTFKCGSTPVTIPITSEKVISANTVIDGGNLISISGGGTTRVFKTADNGIQFTVQNLTIANGFTAAQGGGIYSGYRSKLTVINSKFNNNVSTDPGKFAGGGAIFIASESTASVDSSTFTGNKAGNGGAINSLLSDLTVSNTTFTGNKSIITLSGGGGGAIYHDGANGDNGKIVLRNNRFINNTAVFQGGAYFSQLYNNNTATIENSTFSGNTVTGTGTQGFGAAMFSIGGTLSGLIGFTGLANNAIVNITNSTFSGNSASNQGGAIWSGKEVTLNISNTTISGNRAMSADGLTGLGGGIMRTSGKINLTNSTIANNYAGFQGGGIVGDINVTLINTVIANNKANNGGKGWNIKNNCFDQMTNGGNNLQFPARNMNDPSDKDCVAGIQTADPKLGPLGNNGGSTQTMPLLTGSAAINTGNSSTCAPIDQRGVARPSGGVCDIGAFEAQ; from the coding sequence GTGCAGAAATCAACGCTTCTTAAAAACTTGCACGAGCATACTTTCGGTACAAGATTACCCATCTCTTTCATAACTCTACTGGGATTCGGGCTAGCAATAACTGCGACCTCACCAAATGTTGTCCTAGCTGCTGGAACAGTCGGGGATGGAACAGCCGCAAGTTGTACGGAAGCAGCCTTAGCTGCTGCTTTAGCTGGTGGTGGTACAGTAACCTTTAAGTGCGGTTCTACTCCGGTTACTATCCCAATTACTAGCGAGAAAGTAATTTCAGCTAACACCGTGATAGATGGAGGAAACTTAATTTCTATCAGCGGTGGGGGAACGACGAGAGTATTCAAGACAGCAGACAACGGTATTCAATTTACAGTTCAGAATTTGACTATCGCTAACGGCTTTACTGCTGCTCAAGGCGGTGGAATTTACAGCGGATATCGCAGCAAATTAACTGTAATCAACTCCAAATTCAATAACAATGTCTCTACCGATCCTGGGAAGTTCGCTGGCGGTGGTGCCATATTCATTGCTAGTGAGAGTACAGCCAGTGTAGATAGCAGTACATTTACCGGAAACAAAGCGGGTAACGGCGGCGCTATCAACAGCTTACTTAGCGATTTAACTGTTAGCAACACCACTTTTACTGGCAATAAGTCAATAATTACTCTTTCCGGCGGTGGCGGCGGCGCTATTTACCACGATGGAGCTAACGGCGACAACGGAAAGATCGTACTGCGTAATAACAGATTCATCAACAATACTGCTGTTTTTCAGGGTGGTGCATACTTTAGCCAACTCTACAACAACAACACCGCTACTATCGAAAACAGCACCTTTTCTGGCAACACCGTTACAGGAACGGGTACTCAAGGGTTTGGCGCTGCTATGTTTAGCATAGGTGGGACGCTGAGTGGACTGATTGGATTTACTGGACTAGCAAACAACGCTATCGTCAACATAACTAATAGCACGTTTTCTGGTAACAGCGCCAGCAACCAAGGCGGCGCTATTTGGAGCGGTAAAGAAGTGACGCTAAATATTAGCAACACCACCATTTCTGGTAATCGCGCTATGAGTGCTGACGGTCTAACTGGCTTGGGCGGCGGTATTATGAGAACGTCAGGTAAGATCAACTTAACCAACAGCACGATTGCTAACAATTATGCTGGATTCCAAGGCGGGGGTATTGTTGGTGACATTAATGTAACGCTAATAAATACGGTAATCGCCAACAACAAAGCCAACAATGGTGGTAAGGGCTGGAACATAAAAAACAATTGCTTTGACCAAATGACAAATGGCGGCAATAACCTGCAATTTCCCGCCAGAAATATGAACGATCCAAGTGATAAAGACTGCGTAGCGGGAATACAAACAGCCGATCCTAAACTTGGCCCCTTGGGGAATAATGGCGGCTCTACTCAGACTATGCCATTATTAACGGGTAGCGCGGCTATTAACACTGGGAACAGTTCGACTTGCGCTCCTATAGATCAAAGAGGTGTTGCTAGACCAAGCGGCGGTGTGTGTGACATCGGAGCTTTTGAAGCACAATAA
- the mazG gene encoding nucleoside triphosphate pyrophosphohydrolase encodes MSNFQEPTQTAPQASSVQALQQLIEVVAQLRSPNGGCPWDLAQTPQTLIPYVIEEAYEVVDAIRKGDRDAIAEELGDLLLQVVLQAQIASEVGQFSMTEVAEGITQKLIRRHPHVFGDVQVESVDEVHQNWEQIKAAEKGETTQEAQLLSSKLSRYSTTLPPLMAGMKISQKAAAAGFEWENVEGVWAKFREELAEFQEALQQEDKAHQEAELGDLLFTVINIARWYDLEPDSALAGTNQRFIERLKKMEQVCDRPLSEYTLDELENLWQQAKVQLAQQIQNSH; translated from the coding sequence ATGTCGAACTTCCAGGAACCGACTCAGACAGCGCCTCAAGCTTCTTCAGTGCAAGCATTGCAACAGTTGATTGAGGTAGTTGCCCAGTTGCGATCGCCTAATGGTGGTTGTCCTTGGGATCTAGCTCAAACGCCGCAAACGCTTATTCCCTATGTTATTGAAGAAGCTTATGAGGTAGTGGATGCTATTCGCAAGGGCGATAGAGATGCGATCGCTGAAGAACTCGGAGATTTACTCTTACAGGTGGTGTTGCAAGCGCAGATTGCCAGCGAAGTAGGTCAATTTAGCATGACTGAAGTTGCTGAAGGTATTACCCAAAAGCTCATCCGCCGTCATCCTCACGTATTTGGAGATGTTCAGGTTGAAAGCGTTGATGAAGTCCACCAAAATTGGGAGCAAATTAAAGCCGCTGAGAAAGGAGAAACCACCCAAGAGGCTCAGTTGCTTAGCAGCAAATTAAGTCGCTATTCCACTACACTGCCGCCATTAATGGCTGGAATGAAGATATCACAAAAAGCTGCCGCCGCCGGATTTGAATGGGAAAATGTTGAGGGTGTCTGGGCTAAGTTTCGTGAAGAGTTAGCAGAATTCCAAGAGGCACTCCAGCAGGAAGATAAGGCGCACCAAGAGGCAGAACTAGGAGATTTACTGTTTACTGTAATTAATATCGCTCGTTGGTATGACTTAGAGCCTGACTCTGCTCTAGCGGGAACCAACCAGCGCTTTATTGAGCGTCTCAAGAAAATGGAGCAAGTCTGCGATCGCCCCTTATCTGAGTACACGCTAGATGAATTGGAAAATCTCTGGCAACAGGCTAAAGTTCAGCTAGCTCAACAAATCCAGAATTCTCACTGA
- a CDS encoding metal-binding protein: protein MPSGRTHDRITLWSLPVVAGLTLGFTQSSKFTLLVASGFLFSGLMFGPDLDLNSLPYKRWGFLRWIWLPYQKTLRHRSIWSHGLVIGTTIRVVYLLGCVAIALLLAFDICELLGFVDGWSWSLLAGEVKRSLFSHPLEWISLFTGLELGSMSHYLSDWGGSSYKRFKAGGIAAVMPKLPKTKKRKRKPSKPILKKRSTKTPKTRKKE, encoded by the coding sequence GTGCCTTCTGGTCGAACTCACGATCGCATAACCCTCTGGAGCTTGCCTGTTGTGGCTGGCCTCACTTTGGGCTTTACCCAGAGTAGCAAGTTTACTTTGTTAGTTGCCAGTGGTTTTCTCTTCAGCGGGCTGATGTTTGGCCCGGATTTGGATCTCAACTCGCTACCCTACAAGCGTTGGGGGTTTTTGCGCTGGATATGGCTTCCCTACCAAAAAACTCTACGCCACAGGTCGATTTGGTCTCACGGGCTAGTTATTGGCACCACGATCAGGGTAGTTTATTTACTCGGTTGCGTGGCGATCGCGCTGTTGCTGGCTTTTGATATTTGCGAGTTGTTGGGGTTTGTAGATGGGTGGAGTTGGAGCTTGCTTGCAGGTGAAGTAAAGCGATCGCTGTTTTCCCACCCCCTAGAATGGATATCCCTGTTTACTGGTCTGGAACTCGGCTCAATGAGCCACTATTTAAGCGACTGGGGTGGCTCAAGCTATAAACGTTTTAAAGCTGGCGGTATTGCTGCGGTGATGCCTAAACTACCTAAAACTAAAAAACGCAAGCGCAAACCCAGCAAGCCTATTCTCAAGAAACGCAGCACCAAGACGCCAAAGACGCGGAAGAAAGAGTGA
- a CDS encoding SDR family oxidoreductase, which translates to MATYLVTGANRGIGYEYCRQLQARGDRAIAVCRSASEELKRLGVQVEEGIDITSDASVEDLCDRLGDTAIDVLINNAGIIKRVTLEDLDFESIREQFEVNALGPLRVTHALLPLLKAGSKIALMTSRMGSIADNTSGSSYGYRMSKVALSMAGKSLSLDLKSRAIAIAILHPGLVQTRMTNFTSGGITPEESVKGLLARIDELTLENTGTFWHANGEVLPW; encoded by the coding sequence ATGGCGACTTATTTGGTTACGGGTGCTAATCGCGGTATTGGTTACGAATACTGCCGTCAATTGCAAGCAAGGGGCGATCGCGCGATCGCGGTTTGTCGCAGTGCTTCTGAGGAATTGAAGCGGCTAGGGGTACAGGTTGAGGAGGGAATTGATATTACCTCTGATGCTTCGGTTGAAGATTTGTGCGATCGCCTGGGCGATACTGCGATTGATGTTCTGATTAATAATGCTGGAATTATCAAGCGCGTCACGCTGGAAGACTTGGATTTTGAGAGCATTCGAGAGCAGTTTGAGGTTAATGCTTTGGGGCCTTTACGAGTGACTCACGCCCTATTGCCACTCCTCAAAGCAGGCTCCAAGATTGCGCTGATGACGAGTCGGATGGGGTCAATTGCAGATAATACCTCTGGCAGTTCCTATGGCTACCGGATGTCTAAAGTAGCGTTGTCGATGGCTGGAAAGTCGCTATCACTCGATCTCAAATCGCGTGCGATCGCCATCGCTATTCTGCATCCAGGGTTAGTTCAAACCCGCATGACGAATTTTACATCTGGTGGCATTACGCCGGAAGAGTCTGTGAAGGGGTTGTTGGCTCGCATTGATGAGTTGACGCTGGAGAATACAGGTACTTTTTGGCACGCTAATGGAGAAGTGCTGCCTTGGTAG
- a CDS encoding ABC transporter ATP-binding protein/permease, with translation MDRLNFNVLQQFWKIAKSYWSGDEKWQARGLLLGVVLLLLAYTGLSVVLNNKRGVLISALSARDEPRFWETVIIFIAVLVIYAPLLAGYTYLRDRLSLQWRKWLTHRFVDNYFRDRAYYNLHISGTEIDNPDQRIAEDVRSFTQESLTFLLRLVESVLSTIAFSSVLWGISKPLVLFLVLYALVGTLVTTVVFGKPLVRLNFEQLKKEANLRFSLVRIRENAEAIAFYQGEERESNQVKQRFLDIFENVKRLLVWELNLNIVTNAYEFIPFILPALVVAPAIFAGEMEVGKVSEAQGAFVRVFFSLNVVVARFQQLTTFGAGINRLYTFAEFLEQTEATQVSEEQPKIQTIEADRLAVEHLSLQTPNYQRTLVEDLSIELPAGQGLLVMGPSGCGKSSLLRAIAGLWDSGTGTIVRPESDEILFLPQRPYMVLGTLRDQLLYPNTHLEVDDEHLKQVLEQVNLAGLDERFGGFDADQDWADVLSLGEQQRLTFARLLLNKPNYAILDEATSALDLDNEERLYQHLQAKGTTFLSVGHRSTLANYHQSLLELSQDKTWQIKQPLAIVEEQPELFELPSTT, from the coding sequence ATGGATCGATTGAACTTCAACGTACTCCAGCAGTTCTGGAAGATCGCCAAATCCTACTGGTCAGGCGATGAGAAATGGCAAGCCAGAGGGTTATTGCTGGGAGTCGTGCTGTTACTGCTGGCGTATACGGGATTGAGTGTAGTTCTCAACAACAAGCGAGGGGTGCTGATTTCAGCCCTCTCAGCCCGTGATGAGCCACGCTTCTGGGAAACTGTCATCATTTTCATCGCTGTGCTGGTGATTTATGCACCATTGCTCGCAGGTTATACCTATCTGCGCGATCGCCTCAGTTTGCAATGGCGGAAATGGCTGACTCATCGGTTTGTGGATAACTACTTTCGCGATCGCGCCTATTACAATCTGCATATCTCAGGCACTGAAATCGATAACCCAGATCAGCGGATTGCCGAAGATGTTAGGAGTTTTACCCAGGAATCCCTCACTTTTTTGCTGCGGTTGGTGGAGTCGGTGCTGTCAACCATTGCCTTTAGTAGCGTACTATGGGGAATTTCTAAACCGCTGGTATTGTTTCTAGTACTGTATGCCCTAGTTGGAACGCTGGTTACAACCGTTGTATTTGGTAAGCCGCTGGTTCGACTGAACTTTGAACAACTCAAGAAGGAAGCAAATCTCCGCTTTAGCCTGGTGCGAATTCGGGAGAATGCGGAAGCGATCGCGTTTTACCAGGGGGAAGAACGGGAGTCAAACCAAGTCAAACAGCGGTTTCTCGATATCTTTGAGAATGTCAAACGGCTGCTGGTTTGGGAATTGAACTTAAATATTGTGACGAACGCTTATGAGTTCATCCCTTTCATCTTGCCTGCTTTAGTGGTTGCACCCGCAATTTTTGCAGGAGAAATGGAGGTAGGTAAAGTTTCTGAAGCGCAAGGCGCTTTTGTCCGCGTCTTCTTCTCGCTCAATGTTGTGGTTGCTCGTTTCCAGCAATTAACCACATTTGGCGCTGGAATTAATCGTCTCTATACCTTTGCAGAGTTTTTAGAACAGACAGAGGCAACCCAGGTATCTGAAGAGCAACCAAAAATTCAGACAATTGAAGCAGATCGACTGGCAGTCGAACATCTGAGCCTGCAAACTCCCAACTATCAACGCACATTAGTAGAAGATTTGTCGATAGAGTTACCTGCGGGACAGGGACTTTTGGTGATGGGACCGAGTGGTTGCGGCAAGAGTTCGCTACTAAGAGCGATCGCGGGTTTATGGGATTCTGGTACAGGAACCATTGTTCGTCCTGAATCCGACGAGATCCTATTTTTGCCCCAACGTCCTTACATGGTGCTGGGTACTCTGCGCGATCAATTGCTCTATCCCAATACGCACCTTGAGGTTGACGACGAACACTTAAAGCAAGTTCTCGAACAGGTGAATTTAGCGGGACTGGATGAACGCTTTGGTGGCTTTGATGCCGACCAGGATTGGGCAGATGTCCTCTCGTTGGGCGAACAACAACGGCTGACCTTCGCTCGGTTGCTGCTGAACAAACCGAACTACGCCATCCTAGACGAAGCAACCAGCGCCCTGGATTTGGATAACGAGGAACGGTTGTATCAACATTTGCAGGCGAAAGGGACTACTTTTTTAAGTGTGGGACATCGCTCTACGTTGGCGAATTACCATCAGTCTTTGCTGGAACTCTCCCAAGATAAGACGTGGCAGATTAAACAACCTCTGGCTATTGTTGAAGAACAACCGGAGTTGTTTGAACTTCCATCGACTACCTAA
- a CDS encoding heavy-metal-associated domain-containing protein, with protein MAIKLSVPTIVCEGCADTITEAITTVDSDAKVEVDVKTKTVTLESEAAPESFKQAIVATGHKIAE; from the coding sequence ATGGCAATAAAATTAAGTGTTCCGACTATTGTATGTGAGGGTTGTGCAGACACAATTACCGAAGCGATTACTACAGTCGATTCAGATGCAAAGGTAGAGGTGGATGTAAAAACAAAAACCGTGACGCTAGAATCGGAAGCGGCGCCAGAGTCATTTAAACAAGCGATTGTAGCCACAGGTCACAAAATCGCTGAATAA
- the alaS gene encoding alanine--tRNA ligase: MSSSPQFLSGSEIRQKFLDFYAQRGHQILPSASLVPEDPTVLLTIAGMLPFKPIFLGQRSPEFPRATTSQKCIRTNDIENVGRTARHHTFFEMLGNFSFGDYFKEQAIAWGWELSTEVFGLSPERLIVSVFREDDEAFAIWRDKIGIPAHRIQRLGEDDNFWTSGPTGPCGPCSEIYYDFHPERGDDNIDLEDGTRFIEFYNLVFMQYNRDAEGNLTPLQNKNIDTGMGLERMAQVLQKVPNNYETDLIFPIIKTAAEIAGIDYNNSDDKTKISLKVIGDHVRSVVHMIADEIRASNIGRGYVLRRLIRRVVRHGRLIGIQGEFTPKVAETAIALSEAAYPSVRLREAQIKAELQREESRFLKTLERGEKLLEEVIERVKQEGKNQINGESAFTLYDTYGFPLELTQEIAEEQELTVDVEGFNAAMEEQQTRAKAAHETIDLTVQGSLDKLAEHINVTEFLGYTQPSSQSVVEAILLDGKSQEAAEAGDYVQIVLDKTPFYAESGGQIGDRGYIAGESVLVRVEDVKKESDFFVHFGRIERGTLRVEDNVNAQIDQSCRRRVQAHHTATHLLQAALKKFVDDDITQAGSLVAFDRLRFDFNCPRAVTPAELQQIEEQINIWIAEAHTAHTEVLPYAEAKAKGAIAMFGEKYGDEVRVLDVRGVSMELCGGTHVSNTAEIGLFKIVSEAGVASGVRRIEAIAGPAVLEYLNVRDKVVKDLSDRFKVKPEEISDRITGLQTELKTSQKQLEALKAELAIAKSDQLLSQAESVGDYKILVAELGEVDAESLKTAAERLGQKLGNAAVVLASVPEADKLSFVAVFSPEVVKKGLQAGKFIGAIAKICGGGGGGRPNLAQAGGRDRSKLKEALESASTQLKSALS, translated from the coding sequence ATGTCTTCTTCCCCCCAGTTCCTTAGCGGTAGCGAAATTCGCCAAAAATTCCTCGACTTCTACGCCCAGCGCGGACATCAAATTCTGCCCAGCGCCTCCCTAGTGCCAGAAGATCCGACAGTGCTGCTAACGATCGCTGGGATGCTGCCATTTAAACCAATATTTTTAGGACAGCGATCGCCTGAATTTCCCCGCGCTACCACATCGCAAAAGTGCATCCGCACCAACGACATCGAAAACGTCGGACGCACAGCACGTCACCACACATTCTTCGAGATGTTGGGTAACTTCAGTTTTGGGGATTATTTCAAAGAACAAGCGATCGCCTGGGGTTGGGAACTCTCCACAGAAGTCTTCGGCTTATCCCCAGAACGTCTTATCGTCAGCGTCTTCCGGGAAGATGACGAAGCCTTTGCCATCTGGCGCGACAAAATTGGCATCCCCGCCCATCGCATTCAAAGACTGGGAGAAGATGATAACTTCTGGACATCTGGCCCCACTGGCCCCTGCGGCCCCTGCTCAGAAATATACTACGACTTCCACCCAGAACGGGGCGACGACAACATCGATTTAGAAGATGGTACGCGGTTCATCGAGTTTTATAATTTGGTGTTCATGCAGTACAACCGCGATGCAGAAGGCAACCTAACACCGCTGCAAAATAAGAACATCGACACGGGGATGGGATTGGAAAGGATGGCGCAAGTCCTCCAAAAAGTCCCCAATAACTACGAAACAGACTTAATTTTCCCAATTATCAAAACCGCTGCGGAAATTGCCGGGATTGACTACAACAATAGCGACGATAAAACTAAGATTTCCCTCAAAGTAATTGGCGATCACGTCCGGTCAGTAGTCCACATGATTGCTGATGAAATCCGCGCATCTAATATCGGACGCGGTTATGTGTTGCGGCGGTTAATTCGTCGGGTTGTTCGTCACGGACGTTTGATTGGGATTCAAGGCGAATTTACGCCTAAAGTTGCAGAAACAGCGATCGCACTTTCGGAAGCTGCTTATCCTAGCGTCCGCTTGCGGGAAGCACAAATTAAAGCAGAATTGCAACGTGAAGAATCGCGCTTCCTCAAAACTCTCGAACGTGGCGAGAAACTACTCGAAGAAGTTATCGAACGGGTGAAACAGGAAGGCAAAAATCAGATTAACGGTGAAAGTGCCTTTACCCTTTACGACACCTACGGTTTCCCCTTAGAACTAACTCAAGAAATTGCTGAAGAACAGGAATTAACTGTTGATGTAGAAGGCTTTAACGCGGCAATGGAAGAACAGCAAACGAGGGCTAAAGCCGCCCACGAAACTATCGATTTAACCGTTCAAGGTTCTCTCGATAAGTTAGCCGAACACATCAATGTAACTGAGTTTCTCGGCTATACTCAGCCATCCAGCCAAAGCGTTGTAGAAGCCATACTTTTAGATGGCAAATCCCAAGAAGCGGCGGAAGCTGGCGACTACGTGCAGATTGTCTTGGATAAGACACCATTCTATGCAGAATCGGGCGGACAAATAGGCGATCGCGGCTATATAGCTGGCGAGTCTGTATTAGTACGAGTTGAAGATGTTAAGAAAGAATCCGATTTCTTTGTCCACTTCGGTCGCATCGAACGCGGTACGTTGCGGGTAGAGGATAATGTTAATGCCCAAATCGACCAATCTTGTCGCCGTCGCGTCCAAGCGCACCACACTGCAACTCACCTGTTACAAGCAGCTTTGAAAAAGTTTGTAGATGACGATATTACTCAAGCTGGTTCGCTTGTTGCTTTTGACAGGCTGCGGTTTGATTTTAACTGTCCTCGCGCTGTAACTCCCGCTGAGTTGCAACAAATTGAGGAACAGATTAATATTTGGATTGCGGAAGCGCATACGGCACATACTGAAGTTTTGCCGTATGCAGAAGCTAAGGCAAAAGGCGCGATCGCTATGTTTGGTGAAAAATATGGTGATGAGGTGCGAGTGCTGGATGTTCGCGGCGTTTCGATGGAATTGTGCGGCGGTACTCATGTTAGCAATACGGCTGAAATTGGGTTGTTTAAGATAGTTTCTGAGGCTGGTGTTGCTTCTGGCGTGCGACGGATTGAAGCTATCGCGGGGCCAGCAGTTTTGGAATACTTGAATGTAAGGGATAAAGTAGTAAAAGATCTGAGCGATCGCTTTAAAGTCAAGCCAGAAGAAATAAGCGATCGCATCACTGGTTTGCAAACTGAACTAAAGACAAGTCAAAAACAGCTAGAAGCGCTAAAGGCAGAATTAGCTATTGCTAAATCCGACCAGTTGCTATCTCAAGCTGAGTCAGTTGGCGATTACAAAATCTTGGTTGCAGAACTGGGAGAAGTTGATGCAGAATCCCTCAAGACAGCAGCGGAACGGCTAGGGCAAAAACTGGGTAATGCAGCCGTAGTACTGGCGTCTGTTCCTGAAGCTGACAAGCTGAGTTTTGTAGCAGTTTTTAGCCCAGAAGTTGTTAAGAAAGGATTGCAGGCAGGGAAATTTATAGGAGCGATCGCTAAAATATGCGGAGGAGGCGGCGGCGGACGCCCCAACTTAGCTCAAGCTGGAGGACGCGATCGCTCTAAGTTAAAAGAAGCCCTCGAAAGTGCCAGCACTCAGCTTAAATCAGCTTTAAGCTAG
- a CDS encoding phosphoribulokinase: MSWEATLLAIAIPPRIRPIQNLHSYCPCPGESMSHRPIILGIVGDSAAGKTTLTRGIAQVLGPENVTVICTDDYHRYDRKQRAEMGITALHPDCNYLDIMQQHLSLLRSGEPILKPIYNHDTGAFDPPEYIKPSRYVILEGLLGYSTKGVRDYYDAKVYLAPPEELRAEWKIKRDTMKRGYTKEQVIAELQKRESDSEQYIRPQRQWSDIVVTFYPSDDVSEEANSHLNVRLILRPTIPHPDMTRILSASTTNSKAAIRLELDRDMSKPVDILEVDGHATNEQVVQVERILCHEVPDLLPFCSREGNPDIGKLTGTTGESIQSYPLALTQLLVAYHMLKAAAESTPVATASLG, translated from the coding sequence GTGAGTTGGGAAGCAACATTGCTTGCGATCGCGATCCCTCCTAGAATTAGACCAATTCAGAATTTACACTCCTATTGCCCTTGTCCCGGAGAAAGCATGAGCCATCGTCCCATAATTCTTGGCATTGTCGGTGACAGTGCCGCTGGTAAAACTACACTGACGCGGGGAATTGCTCAGGTATTGGGTCCAGAAAATGTCACCGTCATCTGTACGGATGATTATCACCGCTACGACCGCAAGCAGCGTGCCGAGATGGGGATCACCGCGCTGCACCCTGACTGCAATTACCTCGACATAATGCAGCAGCACCTGTCTCTGCTGCGAAGCGGAGAACCAATCCTCAAGCCAATCTACAATCACGACACCGGAGCGTTCGATCCGCCAGAATATATCAAGCCGAGCCGATATGTGATACTTGAGGGATTGTTGGGTTATTCAACGAAAGGGGTACGCGACTACTACGACGCAAAAGTTTACTTAGCACCCCCTGAAGAATTACGGGCAGAGTGGAAAATTAAGCGCGATACAATGAAGCGCGGCTACACCAAGGAACAGGTAATCGCTGAACTACAAAAGCGAGAATCAGACTCAGAGCAGTACATCCGTCCCCAGCGTCAGTGGTCGGATATAGTGGTGACTTTCTACCCGTCTGACGATGTATCTGAGGAGGCAAATTCACACCTGAACGTGCGCTTGATACTCAGACCGACAATCCCGCATCCAGACATGACCAGGATTTTGAGCGCAAGCACTACTAATTCCAAAGCAGCCATACGCCTGGAATTAGACAGGGATATGAGCAAGCCAGTTGATATACTGGAAGTTGACGGTCATGCCACTAACGAACAGGTTGTGCAGGTGGAGCGGATTTTATGTCACGAAGTCCCAGACTTACTGCCTTTTTGCAGTCGGGAAGGGAATCCAGACATAGGCAAGCTGACAGGTACAACTGGGGAATCGATCCAGAGTTACCCGCTAGCGCTGACTCAGCTATTAGTTGCATATCACATGCTCAAAGCTGCTGCTGAAAGCACCCCAGTTGCAACAGCTAGTTTGGGATAA